Proteins co-encoded in one Candidatus Thiodictyon syntrophicum genomic window:
- a CDS encoding glycosyltransferase, translating to MSDLLVFSYAFPPMRVQMAPVVAKPMAGLARRGHRIDVVTAQAFGPHLGEDDSLSDYTAQHFRSIQRLSPDDRLLTRRWRYSPRWAATPDLMALLHRQALAYLLSLDLGRYAAVITWSPFHSVNTVMARVKAQRPRVKWIAQFSDPWAGNPLEHSRVTRLWNTLRQPQTVRSADFIVHSSAYSRDLMFAGAGRNRGARSAVIPHAYDPSLYPSPPRQANDRIVLRYVGVLFGRRSPEYLFQALRVLFCEHPLWRDRVCLEIVGTVPPEMLQTPAARALQPDVLVIRTSVSYLESLRLMRDADLLVLIEADTRLNLFVPSKLSDYIGARRPILGLAPPGGSYDLLCQVGATIRAPTDVSGIAAALHEALSAIADGADLPENPAREELSTEAVAMQFEAVLGEVAS from the coding sequence ATGAGCGACCTTCTCGTCTTCAGCTACGCCTTCCCACCCATGCGGGTGCAGATGGCACCGGTCGTGGCCAAGCCAATGGCGGGGCTCGCCCGGCGGGGACATCGCATCGACGTGGTGACGGCGCAGGCCTTCGGCCCGCATTTGGGAGAAGACGATTCGCTATCGGATTACACGGCACAGCACTTCCGCTCGATCCAGCGGCTGAGTCCGGACGACCGCCTCCTGACCCGCAGGTGGCGCTACTCACCCCGGTGGGCGGCGACCCCGGACCTGATGGCGCTGTTGCATCGCCAGGCCCTCGCCTATCTGCTGTCCCTGGATCTCGGGCGCTACGCGGCGGTAATCACCTGGTCACCATTTCACTCGGTGAATACCGTAATGGCGCGCGTAAAGGCGCAGCGGCCGCGGGTCAAATGGATTGCGCAGTTCAGCGATCCCTGGGCCGGCAATCCCTTAGAGCATTCGCGGGTGACCCGCCTTTGGAATACACTGCGGCAGCCGCAGACGGTGCGCAGCGCCGACTTCATCGTTCATTCGTCGGCCTACTCGCGCGACCTGATGTTCGCAGGCGCCGGCCGGAACCGCGGCGCGCGATCCGCGGTGATACCGCATGCCTACGACCCGTCGCTCTATCCGTCACCCCCGCGTCAGGCCAATGACAGGATCGTCCTTCGATACGTTGGAGTGCTGTTTGGGCGACGCTCCCCCGAATATCTCTTCCAAGCGCTGCGCGTGCTCTTCTGCGAACATCCGCTATGGAGAGACAGGGTCTGCCTGGAGATCGTCGGTACCGTGCCCCCCGAGATGCTGCAAACGCCGGCCGCGCGGGCACTTCAGCCGGATGTGCTGGTGATCCGTACCAGTGTTTCTTACCTCGAGTCCCTGCGCCTGATGCGCGACGCCGATTTGTTGGTGTTGATCGAGGCGGACACCCGGCTGAATCTCTTCGTACCGAGTAAGCTGTCCGACTATATCGGCGCCCGCCGGCCTATTCTGGGTCTGGCGCCCCCCGGGGGGTCCTACGATTTGCTCTGCCAAGTCGGGGCTACCATCAGGGCGCCGACGGACGTCAGCGGTATCGCCGCCGCGCTGCACGAGGCTCTTTCTGCCATCGCCGACGGCGCGGACCTGCCTGAAAACCCGGCACGGGAAGAGCTGTCGACCGAGGCGGTTGCCATGCAGTTCGAAGCCGTTCTCGGCGAGGTGGCAAGTTGA
- a CDS encoding glycosyltransferase — translation MKRKKILFVAMHNSPHTARWINLLAGFGWDLHLFAINEAATIPLLSGVTVHRPIWRVSPRHLLARLRGRARDLAGCPEVGIYPLRMPAKLEFLLVRKQFSLGADGATRPLLYGPRTLLRLIEDLKPDLIHSMEFQHCGYLVAQAKALAGTRGFPPWLVTNWGSDIYYYRHFSDHLQRIREVLSGADFYSCECERDVGLARELGFDKKVLPVLPNTGGFDLTFVDRWREVHPPAQRRLVMVKGYQHFAGRALTALDALERCAQDLKGYRIVIFSPSQPIYERVNELQQWLGLDIVVLPHATHDAMLRLFARARLYIGISISDAISTSMLEAMALGCFPIQTGTACADEWIEDGVSGLIVDPDAPQVIAEAIRRALRDDALVEQAAVINCATVRARLDQDQLRKQVRLFYDSALENSPLAQG, via the coding sequence TTGAAACGCAAGAAAATTCTCTTCGTTGCGATGCATAACAGCCCGCATACGGCACGCTGGATCAACCTCTTGGCGGGCTTCGGCTGGGATTTGCACCTGTTTGCCATCAACGAGGCCGCGACCATCCCGCTGCTGTCCGGCGTCACGGTCCACCGACCGATTTGGAGGGTGTCGCCGCGCCACCTGTTGGCACGGCTGCGCGGACGGGCGCGCGACTTGGCGGGCTGCCCGGAAGTTGGTATCTATCCGTTGCGAATGCCCGCGAAACTCGAATTTCTGCTGGTGCGCAAGCAATTCAGCCTCGGGGCGGACGGCGCGACCCGTCCGCTCCTTTACGGCCCGCGCACGTTGCTGCGGCTGATCGAAGACCTGAAACCCGATCTGATCCATTCAATGGAATTCCAACATTGCGGCTATCTGGTTGCGCAGGCGAAGGCACTGGCCGGCACCCGCGGATTCCCGCCCTGGCTGGTAACCAACTGGGGCAGCGACATCTATTACTACCGGCACTTCAGCGACCATTTGCAGCGTATTCGCGAGGTCTTGAGCGGGGCCGATTTCTATTCCTGCGAATGCGAACGCGATGTCGGTTTGGCGCGGGAACTGGGCTTCGACAAGAAGGTGCTGCCGGTGCTGCCGAACACCGGCGGCTTCGACCTCACCTTCGTGGATCGATGGCGGGAGGTCCATCCCCCGGCGCAGCGCCGGCTCGTCATGGTCAAGGGCTATCAGCATTTTGCCGGGCGGGCGCTGACGGCCTTGGATGCACTGGAGCGTTGCGCGCAAGACCTGAAGGGATACCGTATCGTCATTTTTTCCCCGTCCCAGCCGATCTACGAGCGGGTCAACGAGCTTCAGCAGTGGCTCGGCCTCGATATCGTCGTGCTGCCGCACGCCACTCACGACGCCATGCTCCGGCTGTTCGCCAGGGCACGCCTCTATATCGGCATCAGCATCTCCGACGCAATCAGCACGTCGATGCTGGAGGCGATGGCACTGGGGTGTTTTCCGATCCAGACCGGCACCGCCTGTGCCGACGAATGGATCGAAGACGGGGTGTCCGGATTGATCGTCGATCCCGATGCACCCCAGGTCATTGCGGAGGCAATACGCAGGGCCCTGCGGGACGACGCACTGGTGGAGCAAGCCGCCGTGATCAATTGCGCAACGGTGCGCGCGCGGCTGGATCAGGACCAGCTGCGCAAGCAGGTGCGGCTGTTCTACGACTCGGCACTCGAAAATAGTCCCCTGGCGCAGGGTTAG
- a CDS encoding DUF4915 domain-containing protein — protein MSGPCLLVTFCNQLTSPQYAALLLQIGGNGRDWLLPPEPGIADAGLAGLTGVCPVGRDLALTTQSATPEIILYDPLERRIKACRELSPCLDPHSLIYHAGSLYVVSTGTNEIYEVTLGADGFGEPRLHWRYPDAPNDRDLVHLNGLTAAADGLIASCFGPRGPDGSWGRAGAVFQLEPFTVIQGGLAQPHTPLCHGGRLYFAESQAHLVHSLRRDEDGIWRAQDRIDVGGYTRGLAVAEDRLWVGVSAPRLISRSKGTPNQGVPAATSGAALICIDLARQRVTGRTEVGGFGEEVYDLLILDQPGPLGDPADALSRRILNMHRVAARLRGEHAATTRRLLTDIDNLLTESANLTAELGRRVQEIGRQLSEIADLRLTRAALEAQLISVREALDSLHLSHSWRVTAPLRYVSGLFRRGR, from the coding sequence ATGAGCGGACCCTGTCTCCTTGTCACATTCTGTAATCAGCTCACATCTCCGCAATACGCCGCCCTGCTCCTGCAGATCGGCGGTAACGGCCGTGACTGGTTGCTGCCGCCGGAGCCTGGCATAGCGGATGCCGGCTTGGCCGGGCTCACCGGCGTGTGCCCGGTCGGCCGCGACCTGGCGCTGACGACCCAGTCGGCCACGCCCGAGATCATCCTCTACGACCCGCTGGAGCGCCGGATCAAGGCGTGCCGGGAACTGTCGCCCTGCCTCGACCCGCATTCGCTGATCTACCACGCGGGTTCGCTGTATGTCGTCAGCACAGGAACGAATGAGATTTATGAGGTGACTCTGGGGGCCGACGGGTTCGGTGAGCCGCGCCTGCATTGGCGGTACCCGGACGCCCCAAACGATCGGGACCTGGTTCATCTCAACGGTCTGACGGCAGCGGCGGACGGCCTGATCGCCTCCTGTTTCGGCCCGCGCGGACCGGATGGTTCCTGGGGCAGGGCGGGGGCCGTCTTTCAGCTCGAGCCCTTTACGGTCATTCAGGGTGGGCTAGCCCAACCACATACCCCGCTTTGTCACGGCGGCCGGCTATACTTCGCCGAATCCCAGGCGCATCTGGTGCACTCGCTGCGCCGCGACGAGGACGGCATCTGGCGCGCCCAAGACCGGATCGACGTCGGCGGATACACCCGTGGTCTTGCCGTCGCCGAGGACAGGCTATGGGTGGGCGTCAGCGCCCCGCGTCTGATCTCCCGAAGCAAGGGGACGCCCAATCAGGGCGTTCCCGCGGCGACCTCAGGTGCGGCGCTCATCTGTATCGACCTGGCAAGGCAGCGCGTCACCGGCAGAACCGAGGTGGGCGGCTTCGGTGAAGAGGTCTACGACCTGCTGATCCTGGATCAGCCCGGCCCACTCGGCGACCCTGCCGACGCATTGAGCCGCCGCATCCTGAACATGCATCGGGTCGCCGCCCGGCTGCGTGGTGAGCACGCCGCAACGACGCGGCGGCTCCTGACCGACATCGATAACCTCCTGACCGAAAGCGCTAATCTCACGGCCGAACTGGGCCGGCGGGTACAAGAGATCGGGCGCCAGTTGAGCGAAATTGCGGACCTGCGCCTGACCCGGGCGGCGCTGGAGGCACAACTCATCAGCGTCCGCGAGGCGTTGGACTCCCTGCACCTATCGCACTCCTGGCGGGTAACGGCGCCCCTGCGTTATGTCAGCGGGTTGTTTCGACGTGGCCGGTGA
- a CDS encoding ABC transporter ATP-binding protein — translation MSSEVVVRAEAAGKAYAMFQRPEHRLKQMLFGRWRTYYEQFWALKAIDLEIRQGETWGIIGRNGSGKSTLLQMICGNLNPTVGTVTVSGRIAALLELGAGFNPEFTGRENVYTNGIIAGYDRAAVDERMDGILAFADIGPFIDQAVKTYSSGMFARLAFAVAISVDPDLLIVDEALAVGDEAFQRKCFARMERIKGDGATILFVSHATATVVDLCDHAILLHQGEHLYTGRPKGTVAWYQKLMAAPDERIPEILADIRTAAASSGGWEAPTSTDALRDLGFVEAQDEADEIEIASLDPNLVSVSTLAFDPLGAEISDARVLTLTGERVNCLVPGERYKFCYRVSFTQAARAVKFYCMTKVINGVHLGGGMFPPGQQTIPMVGAGEVIDICFEFDCAFAWGTYFFNCGVASRGELLHRVLDVLAFRVARGPVRPAMGTVDLKIQVEIRSSHTDA, via the coding sequence ATGTCGTCTGAGGTCGTCGTCCGTGCGGAGGCCGCCGGCAAGGCCTATGCGATGTTCCAGCGGCCGGAGCACCGGCTCAAGCAGATGCTGTTCGGTCGCTGGCGTACCTACTACGAGCAATTCTGGGCGCTCAAGGCAATTGACCTTGAGATCCGGCAAGGTGAGACCTGGGGGATCATCGGCCGCAACGGTTCCGGCAAGTCGACCCTGCTCCAGATGATCTGCGGCAACCTCAACCCGACAGTGGGTACGGTGACGGTCAGCGGGCGTATTGCGGCCCTGCTGGAACTGGGCGCGGGCTTCAACCCGGAATTTACCGGGCGCGAGAATGTCTACACCAACGGCATCATCGCGGGCTATGACCGCGCCGCGGTCGACGAGCGGATGGACGGCATTCTCGCCTTCGCCGACATCGGCCCTTTCATCGACCAGGCCGTCAAGACCTATTCGAGCGGCATGTTCGCCCGCCTCGCCTTCGCCGTCGCGATCAGCGTCGACCCCGACCTCCTGATCGTGGATGAGGCCCTCGCCGTCGGGGACGAGGCCTTCCAGCGCAAGTGCTTCGCCCGGATGGAGCGTATCAAGGGCGACGGGGCGACCATCCTGTTCGTCTCGCACGCCACCGCCACCGTAGTCGACCTGTGCGACCACGCGATTCTCCTGCACCAGGGCGAACACCTGTATACCGGACGGCCCAAAGGCACCGTCGCCTGGTACCAGAAGCTGATGGCAGCCCCGGACGAGCGTATCCCGGAGATCCTGGCCGACATTCGCACGGCCGCCGCGTCCAGTGGCGGCTGGGAGGCCCCGACCAGCACGGACGCGCTCCGCGACCTGGGCTTCGTGGAGGCACAGGATGAGGCAGACGAGATCGAGATCGCGAGCCTGGACCCCAACCTGGTGTCGGTCAGCACCCTGGCCTTTGACCCGCTTGGCGCCGAGATCTCAGACGCGCGCGTGCTCACGCTGACCGGCGAGCGGGTCAATTGCCTCGTCCCCGGCGAGCGCTATAAATTCTGTTATCGTGTCAGCTTCACGCAGGCCGCGCGTGCAGTCAAATTCTACTGCATGACCAAGGTAATAAACGGCGTACACCTCGGCGGCGGCATGTTTCCGCCCGGTCAGCAGACGATTCCCATGGTGGGTGCCGGCGAAGTCATCGATATCTGTTTCGAGTTCGACTGCGCCTTTGCCTGGGGTACCTATTTTTTCAATTGTGGGGTGGCCTCGCGCGGCGAACTGCTCCATCGCGTCTTGGACGTGCTGGCCTTCCGCGTCGCGCGGGGTCCGGTGCGGCCTGCCATGGGCACCGTCGATCTGAAGATCCAGGTCGAGATCCGGTCGTCACACACCGATGCCTAG
- a CDS encoding ABC transporter permease: MTDHHQPTGAAVRRPVAVHTAARPRLSLAEHGPQHVFTSLTDNAGLIVQLARREIAARYRGSVLGVAWSFVTPMLMLAIYTFVFSVVFQTRWATPMNSRFEFALVLFAGLIVFALFSECVSRAPSLMAENPSYIKRIVFPLEALAWVSLASALFNAAVSFGILLVAYVLIAGLPPLTVLWLPVVLMPLVLMTLGLVWFLSSTGLFIRDIRQFVGIVVPVLMFASPLFYPVSALPERVRGYMQINPLAVAMEQVRDVLLFAKAPGLGVLALSLVLSMAVAWAGVVWFRVTKRGFADVV; encoded by the coding sequence ATGACCGATCACCATCAGCCGACGGGCGCCGCGGTCCGCCGCCCGGTCGCCGTGCACACGGCGGCCCGCCCGCGGCTTTCCCTCGCCGAGCACGGCCCGCAGCACGTCTTTACCTCCCTGACGGACAACGCGGGCCTGATCGTCCAACTCGCGCGGCGCGAGATCGCCGCGCGCTATCGCGGTTCGGTACTCGGCGTCGCCTGGTCGTTCGTCACGCCGATGCTGATGCTTGCCATCTATACCTTCGTCTTCAGTGTGGTGTTCCAGACCCGCTGGGCGACGCCGATGAACAGCCGCTTCGAGTTCGCCTTGGTGCTGTTCGCGGGCCTGATCGTGTTTGCCCTGTTCTCGGAATGCGTCTCCCGCGCACCCTCGCTGATGGCCGAGAACCCTTCCTATATCAAACGCATCGTCTTCCCGCTCGAGGCCCTGGCCTGGGTCTCGCTGGCGAGCGCGCTGTTCAACGCCGCGGTCAGCTTCGGGATCCTGCTCGTCGCCTATGTCCTCATCGCCGGCCTGCCGCCGCTGACCGTGCTCTGGTTGCCCGTGGTCCTCATGCCCTTGGTCCTCATGACCCTGGGGCTGGTCTGGTTCCTGTCGTCGACCGGACTTTTCATCCGCGATATCCGCCAGTTCGTCGGTATTGTCGTACCGGTGTTGATGTTCGCAAGCCCCCTGTTCTACCCGGTCTCGGCCCTGCCGGAGCGGGTCAGGGGTTACATGCAGATCAATCCCCTGGCGGTGGCAATGGAGCAGGTGCGCGATGTCCTGCTGTTCGCCAAGGCGCCGGGCCTTGGGGTGCTCGCGCTATCCCTGGTGCTCTCCATGGCCGTCGCCTGGGCCGGAGTCGTCTGGTTCCGGGTGACCAAGCGGGGGTTCGCCGATGTCGTCTGA
- a CDS encoding peptidylprolyl isomerase: protein MTNDQLSPDADRRRPSPLAICLRYALGLSLLPLAAAARADAALIQGPLPEVAVTAADVRTELITAPDSVRSQLTSDRDVLMRAITALYQRKAMVAAAKAAGLERLPEVQARVERAREQIYATALTQKEEQDLSARIPDMTARAAELYQAHPDRYLTPTLVRVRHILLKADTDDAAAARRPEAEDLLKQLQAGADFAELAAKSSQDTANAKEGGALPAFKRGDMVKPFEDAAFGLQQPGDLSPVVRSKFGLHLIRLEEVQPGRQRTFDEVKESIIAKLSNDWVVEARQAWVQGLVDPSKMTIDQPALDALVAEIIAAGPPAPGATVTPAAKGR, encoded by the coding sequence GTGACAAATGACCAACTGTCCCCCGACGCCGATCGGCGTCGCCCATCTCCCCTTGCCATCTGTCTGCGCTACGCCCTGGGGCTGTCCCTCCTGCCCTTGGCCGCCGCCGCGCGTGCCGACGCGGCCCTGATCCAGGGTCCGCTCCCGGAGGTCGCCGTTACCGCGGCGGACGTCCGGACCGAACTGATCACGGCACCGGACTCGGTGCGCAGTCAACTGACCTCTGACCGCGACGTCCTGATGCGGGCCATCACCGCCCTCTATCAGCGCAAGGCCATGGTCGCGGCCGCCAAGGCCGCGGGCCTGGAGCGCTTGCCGGAGGTCCAGGCGCGGGTCGAGCGGGCGCGCGAACAGATCTATGCCACCGCGCTCACCCAGAAGGAGGAGCAGGACCTGAGCGCACGGATCCCCGATATGACCGCCCGGGCTGCGGAGCTCTATCAGGCCCACCCCGACCGCTACCTGACCCCGACGCTGGTCCGCGTCCGGCACATACTCCTGAAGGCGGACACGGATGATGCCGCCGCGGCCCGCCGCCCCGAGGCCGAAGACCTGCTGAAGCAGCTGCAAGCGGGTGCGGACTTTGCCGAGCTGGCCGCGAAGTCCTCGCAGGACACGGCCAATGCGAAGGAGGGCGGCGCGCTGCCGGCCTTCAAGCGGGGCGACATGGTCAAGCCATTCGAGGACGCCGCCTTTGGCCTCCAGCAACCCGGGGACTTAAGCCCGGTCGTCAGGTCCAAGTTTGGTCTCCACCTCATCCGGCTCGAAGAGGTCCAGCCCGGGCGGCAGCGCACCTTCGATGAGGTCAAGGAGTCGATCATCGCCAAACTGAGTAACGACTGGGTCGTCGAGGCCCGCCAGGCATGGGTCCAGGGGCTCGTCGACCCGAGCAAGATGACGATCGATCAGCCAGCCCTGGACGCCTTGGTCGCCGAGATTATCGCGGCAGGGCCGCCAGCCCCGGGTGCTACTGTGACACCGGCAGCCAAGGGCCGCTAG
- a CDS encoding NAD-dependent epimerase/dehydratase family protein, with product MKGMVLVTGASGFIGPGLCRRLQADGRWVRAVMRRRTAGPWDEAVTLDLGREALPAHLLADIDCIFHLAGKAHALAAGPEAEAEEEYRLANCRSTLDLLAAARSEGVRGFVYFSSVKAMGGGTADAPTPEGPYGRSKLAAERAVLTSGAVPHPVVLRPSLVYGPHPKGYLELLIRAVRAGWFPPLPELGNGRSMIHRDDLAQAAVLCAALPQARGRTYVVTDGTPYSTRRIYECILEALDRRAPRWNLPIGLLRLAALGGDGIGRLRGRRLPFDSEVLEKLTGAACYDGTAIRQELGFQSRRTLRDSMAEMVATTRR from the coding sequence ATGAAGGGGATGGTCCTGGTCACCGGCGCCTCCGGATTCATCGGCCCCGGCCTGTGTCGGCGCCTGCAAGCGGACGGTCGGTGGGTGCGGGCGGTCATGCGGCGGCGCACCGCGGGCCCCTGGGACGAGGCGGTCACCCTTGACCTGGGCCGCGAGGCCCTGCCGGCGCACCTGCTGGCCGACATCGACTGCATCTTCCACCTGGCGGGCAAGGCCCATGCCCTCGCGGCGGGGCCGGAGGCGGAGGCGGAGGAGGAGTACCGGCTCGCCAATTGCCGCAGCACCCTGGACCTGCTCGCGGCGGCCCGAAGCGAAGGCGTGCGCGGGTTCGTCTATTTCAGCAGCGTCAAGGCCATGGGGGGGGGCACCGCGGACGCGCCGACACCCGAGGGCCCTTACGGACGCTCGAAACTGGCCGCCGAGCGGGCGGTGCTGACCAGCGGGGCCGTCCCGCACCCGGTGGTCCTGCGCCCGTCCCTGGTCTACGGCCCGCACCCCAAGGGCTATCTGGAGCTGCTGATCAGGGCCGTGCGGGCCGGCTGGTTCCCGCCCTTGCCTGAGCTGGGCAACGGCCGCTCCATGATCCATCGCGACGACCTGGCGCAGGCGGCGGTACTCTGCGCCGCGCTCCCCCAGGCGCGCGGTCGGACCTATGTCGTCACCGACGGCACCCCCTACAGCACCCGCCGAATCTACGAGTGCATCCTGGAGGCACTGGACCGCCGGGCGCCCCGCTGGAACCTGCCGATCGGCCTGCTGCGGCTGGCCGCGCTGGGCGGCGACGGGATCGGGCGGCTGCGGGGCCGACGCCTGCCCTTCGACTCCGAGGTCCTGGAGAAACTGACCGGCGCGGCCTGCTATGACGGCACCGCGATTCGACAAGAGCTCGGATTCCAGTCGCGGCGGACCCTGCGGGACAGCATGGCTGAGATGGTGGCGACCACGCGGCGCTGA
- a CDS encoding tetratricopeptide repeat protein → MTARPSATTPQALLNQALAFHQAGQLGQATALYRQLLQAQPRNADVLWLLGSLECQVGHLEQGAALLSRLVEIAPDHAYAHYNLGLALNKLGRLEEAIASYAKALAIKPDYAEAHINRGTALRDLNRWGEALASYEQALAVRPDYAEAYYNRGLALGQLERPGEALASYAQALAINPGYAEAHAQRGEILFAASRFEEALAGFEQALAITPTLDFLRGQALYARLYLCDWRLFDTERERLAEQLANNETVSSPFPLLALIDAPQVHRRAAELYAAVRYPAGHGVPEIAKRGRRERIRIGYFSADFRHHPMMHLMAEMFELHDRRRFELIAFSFGPDTGDSWRERAARAFDQFIDIRSLSDREAAALARNLELDLAIDLNGFTLGCRPGIFADRAAPIQVSYLGYPGTMGAPYIDYLLADRTLIPADAQQHYCEKIVYLPDTYQANCREQELSDKEIGRAGLGLPASGFVFCSFNTHYKITPDVFDSWLRIITRVPDSVLWLLVGNQTARLNLGKRAAQAGVDPQRLIFAAGLPTAEHLNRLRSADLFLDTFPYTAHTTASDALRMGLPIVTRSGQSFASRVAASLLKVVGVPDLITTTPQEYEALAVTLATQPEQLAAVRQRLLANLPTCALFDAERFTRAIESAYIAMYERYQDDLPPDHIVVT, encoded by the coding sequence ATGACAGCAAGACCCTCAGCGACCACACCGCAGGCCCTGCTAAATCAGGCGCTGGCCTTTCATCAGGCGGGACAACTCGGGCAGGCAACGGCGCTCTATCGCCAACTCTTGCAGGCGCAGCCGCGCAACGCCGATGTACTCTGGTTGCTGGGCAGCCTGGAGTGCCAAGTGGGTCACCTGGAGCAGGGTGCCGCGTTATTGAGTCGCTTGGTGGAGATTGCCCCCGACCACGCCTACGCACATTACAATCTGGGGCTGGCCCTGAACAAGCTCGGGCGTTTGGAGGAGGCGATCGCCAGTTACGCCAAGGCGCTGGCGATCAAACCAGACTATGCCGAGGCGCATATCAACCGCGGCACGGCCCTGCGCGACCTCAATCGTTGGGGGGAGGCACTCGCCAGTTACGAACAGGCGCTGGCGGTCAGGCCGGACTATGCGGAGGCCTACTACAACCGTGGTCTGGCCCTGGGTCAACTCGAGCGACCGGGGGAGGCGCTGGCCAGTTACGCGCAGGCCCTGGCGATCAATCCAGGCTATGCCGAGGCGCACGCGCAGCGCGGCGAAATCCTCTTTGCAGCGAGTCGTTTCGAGGAGGCGCTGGCCGGTTTTGAGCAGGCCTTGGCGATCACGCCGACACTTGATTTTCTGCGCGGACAAGCGCTCTACGCCCGCCTGTACCTGTGCGATTGGCGTCTGTTTGATACTGAACGCGAGCGACTCGCAGAACAGTTGGCGAACAACGAAACGGTTTCCTCACCCTTCCCCCTCCTGGCGTTGATCGACGCGCCGCAAGTCCATCGCCGGGCCGCGGAGCTTTACGCTGCAGTAAGGTATCCGGCTGGTCATGGCGTGCCTGAGATCGCAAAACGCGGCCGCCGGGAGAGAATCCGCATCGGCTATTTTTCTGCTGATTTCCGTCATCATCCGATGATGCATCTGATGGCGGAGATGTTTGAGTTACATGATCGACGGCGGTTCGAGCTGATCGCCTTCTCGTTCGGACCGGACACCGGCGACAGTTGGCGTGAACGGGCCGCCCGGGCCTTCGATCAATTCATCGATATCCGCTCGCTGTCGGATCGGGAGGCCGCCGCGCTGGCCCGCAACCTGGAACTCGACCTCGCGATCGACTTGAATGGCTTTACGCTCGGCTGCAGGCCCGGCATCTTTGCCGACCGGGCGGCCCCCATCCAGGTGAGCTACCTGGGTTACCCGGGCACCATGGGCGCGCCTTACATCGACTATTTGCTTGCCGACCGGACCCTGATCCCGGCCGATGCGCAGCAGCACTATTGCGAAAAGATCGTTTATCTTCCGGATACTTATCAGGCGAACTGCCGGGAGCAGGAGCTATCCGACAAGGAGATCGGTCGTGCGGGACTGGGGCTGCCGGCGTCTGGTTTTGTTTTCTGTTCGTTCAACACCCACTACAAGATCACCCCGGACGTATTTGACTCATGGCTGCGCATCATCACGCGCGTGCCTGACAGCGTCCTGTGGTTGCTGGTCGGCAATCAGACCGCACGACTGAACCTGGGTAAGCGTGCAGCACAGGCCGGGGTCGACCCCCAGCGTCTCATCTTTGCGGCCGGCCTGCCGACCGCCGAGCATTTGAACCGCTTGCGATCGGCAGACCTGTTTCTCGATACCTTTCCATACACTGCCCACACGACTGCCAGTGATGCCTTGCGGATGGGGTTGCCGATCGTGACGCGCAGCGGTCAGTCGTTTGCCAGCCGGGTGGCGGCGAGCCTGCTCAAGGTGGTCGGTGTGCCTGACCTGATCACGACGACCCCGCAGGAATATGAGGCACTGGCCGTGACGCTGGCAACCCAGCCGGAGCAGTTGGCAGCCGTCAGGCAGAGACTACTCGCCAACCTGCCGACCTGTGCGCTCTTCGACGCCGAGCGCTTTACCCGCGCGATCGAGTCCGCCTATATCGCAATGTACGAGCGGTATCAGGACGACTTACCGCCGGATCATATTGTCGTGACTTGA